The following proteins come from a genomic window of Acipenser ruthenus chromosome 44, fAciRut3.2 maternal haplotype, whole genome shotgun sequence:
- the mettl3 gene encoding N6-adenosine-methyltransferase subunit METTL3: MSDTWSNIQAHKKQLDSLRERLQRRRKDTTQLGIDLSNPDPGQARSDSPGPVARPGQERESQQDVRIDPVLERTLLLYLCDIGLALPIDSLAITSALSTPENPVEQACVESLLLKFAAQELIEVRPLTSDPSRPPPPTLVTSADHPKLWAMRGAVTSNTADLGEPNTAAHAQPARGGVKRKGADLESSPAPSSSTPSYASPAPSSSMSSSMSQIASASSLPPISSISFSPSPSLSLSPALSSLASSGDKKGQGAPGDLPALKKSRGGKVRASDLHLEIESLLSQQSTKEQQSKKVSREILELLNTSTAKEQSIVEKFRSRGRAQVQEFCDQGTKEECVRACEGGPPCRKLHFRRIINKHTDESLGDCSFLNTCFHMDTCKYVHYEIDCPPDVEEGELEGAQSSGAQLGLAAGVTDPNVGKLFPSQWICCDIRYLDASILGKFAVVMADPPWDIHMELPYGTLTDDEMRKLHIPMLQDDGFLFLWVTGRAMELGRECLKLWGYERADEIIWVKTNQLQRIIRTGRTGHWLNHGKEHCLVGVKGSPQGFNRGLDCDVIVAEVRSTSHKPDEIYGMIERLSPGTRKIELFGRPHNVQPNWVTLGNQLDGIHLLDPDVVSRFKKRYPDGVISKPKNM, translated from the exons atgtcGGATACATGGAGTAATATTCAAGCTCACAAAAAGCAACTGGATTCTCTGCGTGAGAGGCTGCAGAGACGGAGAAAAGACACGACGCAGCTGGGAATAG ACCTCTCGAATCCTGACCCTGGCCAAGCCCGCAGTGACAGCCCGGGTCCCGTGGCTCGGCCCGGTCAGGAGAGGGAGAGCCAGCAGGATGTGCGTATCGACCCGGTTCTggagaggacactgctgctgtacctgtgTGACATTGGACTGGCTCTGCCCATTGACTCCCTCGCCATAACCAGCGCGCTGTCCACC CCTGAAAACCCAGTGGAGCAAGCATGCGTGGAGAGCCTCCTTCTCAAATTCGCAGCTCAGGAGCTCATTGAGGTGCGACCCCTGACCTCCGACCCCAGCCGCCCTCCGCCCCCCACCCTAGTGACGAGCGCTGACCACCCGAAGCTCTGGGCCATGAGAGGAGCGGTCACTTCAAACACTGCCGACCTGGGCGAACCCAACACAGCAGCACACGCCCAGCCAGCCAGGGGCGGGGTCAAACGCAAGGGGGCAGACTTAGAATCCAGCCCGGCTCCCTCCAGCTCCACCCCCAGTTATGCCAGCCCTGCCCCCTCCTCTTCGATGTCTTCAAGTATGTCTCAGATAGCCAGTGCTTCAAGCTTGCCGCCCATCTCCTCcatctccttctccccctctccctccctctccctctcccccgcTCTCTCGTCTCTCGCCTCCTCGGGGGATAAGAAGGGCCAGGGGGCGCCAGGGGACCTTCCTGCCCTGAAGAAGTCGCGGGGGGGCAAAGTCCGTGCCTCCGATTTACACTTGGAGATCGAGAGTTTATTGAGTCAGCAGTCTACCAAGGAACAGCAGAGCAAAAAG GTGAGCCGGGAGATCCTGGAGCTGCTGAACACCAGCACGGCTAAGGAGCAGAGCATCGTGGAGAAGTTCAGGTCGCGGGGCCGCGCCCAGGTGCAGGAGTTCTGTGACCAGGGGACCAAGGAGGAGTGCGTGCGAGCCTGCGAGGGGGGGCCGCCCTGCAGGAAACTGCACTTCAG gcgCATTATAAATAAGCACACTGATGAGAGCCTGGGTGACTGCTCCTTCCTGAACACCTGCTTCCACATGGACACCTGCAAGTATGTGCACTACGAGATTGACTGCCCCCCGGACGTGGAGGAGGGGGAGCTGGAGGGTGCGCAGAGCAGCGGGGCGCAGCTGGGGCTGGCGGCCGGGGTCACTGACCCCAACGTGGGCAAGCTGTTCCCCTCGCAG tggaTCTGCTGTGATATCCGCTACCTGGATGCCTCGATCCTGGGGAAGTTTGCGGTTGTCATGGCGGACCCCCCCTGGGATATCCACATGGAGCTTCCCTACGGGACCCTCACCGATGATGAGATGAGGAAGCTGCACATCCCCATGCTGCAGGACGACGGCTTCCTGTTCCTGTGGGTCACCGGCAG AGCGATGGAACTCGGGAGAGAGTGTCTGAAACTCTGGGG TTACGAGCGAGCTGACGAGATCATTTGGGTGAAGACAAACCAGTTACAGAGAATCATTCGTACTGGGAGAACTGGGCACTGGCTGAACCACGGCAAGGAGCACTGTCTG GTTGGTGTTAAAGGCAGCCCACAGGGGTTCAATCGAGGGTTGGATTGCGATGTCATTGTGGCAGAG gttcGTTCCACGAGTCACAAGCCTGATGAGATCTACGGGATGATCGAGCGCTTGTCTCCTGGAACCCGGAAGATCGAGCTGTTTGGGAGACCTCACAACGTGCAGCCCAACTG GGTGACTCTTGGTAACCAGCTCGATGGGATTCACCTCCTCGACCCTGACGTGGTGTCCCGGTTTAAGAAGCGCTACCCTGATGGCGTCATTTCCAAACCCAAGAACATGTAG